The following coding sequences are from one Xiphophorus couchianus chromosome 22, X_couchianus-1.0, whole genome shotgun sequence window:
- the fam83b gene encoding protein FAM83B: protein MEVGYFTSSLGDFHKGHYQNVVNKQSGEMDSSEFSLLSSLKGEVKHEDFVQPHYKESYRLAIDRLIKDGRDSYSEFLKEERIVSFLSEDEIVFLTSNVEQLPSQNQTEEIIDPTDNQSSSGTYWPTHSDVETPNLDLGWPHVQHEKHPTNINLLYHPPRLNNPTIKEVIRKHIQDARTVIAIVMDKFTDVDIFKEIVDASMRGVSVYVLLDDDNFKSFLKMADDHDIKLQQLRNMRVRTVKGPDYLCQSGAKFHGAMEQRFLLIDCHTAIYGSYSFSWSFEKIHLSMVQVITGRLVKSYDEEFRTLYARSMVRAELGTPLEGTNNISFLGQHMLSRHHSAPKIGRNDQMRHSLDVVNWKTCEMKSGTRDRLIKEDGKFLSPFKKTPQLELETLDEMNLCKRHSYAWETQDGCIPQNMRPRGSNWNIHGDSSILPHNYAMDNYLQVQQIRRGQHMRQSYNGLDKQVLSMQQNLPTLEKTSKSFMRTWRIESYLKNPDAPSPDTFDYLDQFEPVDKANSFMQGHMRNSIALRCPIPQILEPSRLINPSSCLTGYSATPNAPLHHSSMQWDAAAAENRMNTNEIMLKRKSLQILDNFDSYSSGKNSHHSTYSSLSRSKHGQIITNPDMLRDSWQKRHSVADPRSSTEHPYETSGHMYGHFVRTEVNRSTAEIPVQNGGYKTSMNEDQRSLSHYDVKNIADKKGPNNRIWHKPPTRTVSAAALILSNKELANKSKSMNSQPMPKNSSKKIQSLLNIPERKEDFRTMETASLNSCESSDTLTADDDARSTQSGGKHQQSSTSSVKSSPESHLKSEKPQVKTEEQQDHQVNPPSKTTIQKKPSFLGRNTKPAAENRVYSRFEPFCSLEKKSSLLPGSKRAQSKSLPRGETAFEASHNQATRGHQENKLEKFFHRVGHLLNKNK from the exons ATGGAAGTGGGATATTTTACGAGCAGTCTTGGGGATTTCCACAAAGGTCACTATCAAAAT GTCGTAAACAAACAGTCCGGGGAGATGGATTCTTCAGAGTTTTCCCTGCTGTCATCACTGAAAGGCGAGGTTAAACATGAGGATTTTGTCCAGCCTCATTATAAAGAGTCATATCGCCTGGCCATCGATCGTCTTATTAAAGACGGCAGAGACAGTTATTCTGAGTTCCTAAAAGAAGAACGTATTGTGAGCTTCCTCTCAGAAGATGAGATTGTCTTTCTCACCTCTAATGTAGAACAGTTGCCATCCCAAAACCAGACAGAAGAAATCATTGACCCAACAGACAACCAGTCGTCATCTGGGACGTACTGGCCCACTCACTCAGATGTGGAAACGCCAAATTTGGATTTAGGTTGGCCACATGTCCAGCATGAAAAACATCCAACTAATATCAATCTGCTCTACCATCCACCTAGACTCAATAACCCGACCATAAAGGAGGTGATCCGGAAGCATATTCAGGATGCAAGAACG GTCATTGCAATTGTGATGGACAAGTTCACAGATGTTgatattttcaaagaaattgtGGATGCTTCTATGCGAGGTGTGTCGGTCTACGTGTTGTTAGATGACGACAATTTTAAAAGCTTCCTCAAGATGGCAGATGATCACGATATCAAACTACAGCAGCTAAGA AACATGAGGGTGCGCACAGTGAAAGGTCCGGACTACCTCTGTCAATCAGGAGCCAAATTTCATGGAGCAATGGAGCAGAGGTTTCTTTTAATCGATTGCCACACAGCAATTTATGGCTCGTACAG CTTCTCTTGGTCTTTTGAGAAGATCCATCTGAGCATGGTTCAGGTCATCACAGGCCGGCTTGTAAAGTCCTACGATGAGGAGTTTCGAACACTTTACGCCCGGTCGATGGTACGAGCTGAGCTCGGTACCCCACTGGAAGGGACAAACAACATCAGCTTTCTTGGGCAGCATATGTTGTCGAGACATCATTCTGCTCCAAAGATTGGACGAAATGACCAGATGAGGCATTCCTTGGATGTAGTAAATTGGAAAACCTGTGAAATGAAATCTGGGACAAGAGACAGGCTCATTAAAGAGGATGGTAAATTCCTTAGTCCCTTTAAGAAGACACCACAGTTGGAACTTGAAACCCTAGATGAGATGAATTTGTGTAAAAGGCACAGTTACGCCTGGGAAACACAAGATGGATGCATCCCACAGAACATGAGGCCTAGAGGAAGCAACTGGAATATCCATGGAGACTCTAGCATTCTACCACACAATTATGCAATGGATAATTATTTGCAAGTACAACAAATACGCAGAGGTCAACACATGCGTCAGTCTTATAATGGCCTAGATAAACAAGTCCTTTCCATGCAACAAAACTTGCCAACATTGGAGAAAACTTCAAAGTCGTTCATGCGCACATGGAGGATTGAATCTTATCTTAAAAATCCTGATGCTCCATCTCCAGACACATTTGACTATCTAGACCAGTTTGAACCCGTGGATAAAGCTAACTCCTTCATGCAGGGACATATGCGTAACTCGATTGCTCTCAGGTGCCCCATACCACAAATCCTAGAGCCAAGCAGACTAATAAACCCCTCTTCATGCCTTACTGGTTACTCAGCAACACCCAATGCTCCTCTGCACCACAGTTCAATGCAGTGggatgctgcagcagctgagaaCAGAATGAACACCAATGAAATCATGTTAAAGCGAAAGAGCTTGCAAATTTTAGACAACTTTGACAGCTACAGCTCAGGTAAAAACTCTCACCACTCTACATATTCCAGTTTAAGCAGAAGTAAACATGGGCAGATAATTACAAACCCAGACATGTTGAGAGACAGTTGGCAGAAGAGGCACAGTGTGGCTGATCCAAGGTCAAGCACGGAGCACCCATATGAAACCTCAGGTCACATGTATGGACATTTTGTCAGGACAGAAGTAAACAGGAGCACTGCGGAGATCCCTGTTCAGAATGGTGGTTATAAAACGAGCATGAATGAAGATCAACGATCTCTGTCCCACTATGATGTTAAGAATATTGCAGACAAAAAGGGCCCAAATAATCGTATTTGGCACAAACCCCCAACCAGGACTGTCTCTGCAGCAGCCCTTATTCTCAGTAACAAAGAATTGGCAAACAAATCCAAAAGTATGAATTCTCAGCCCATGCCAAAGAATAGCTCCAAGAAAATTCAATCTTTGTTGAACATACCAGAGAGGAAAGAGGATTTCAGAACCATGGAGACAGCAAGTCTCAATTCTTGTGAAAGCAGTGACACCTTAACAGCTGATGATGACGCAAGATCAACtcaaagtggaggaaaacatcagCAAAGTTCAACCAGTTCTGTCAAGTCATCACCAGAAAGCCATTTAAAGTCTGAAAAGCCACAAgtcaaaacagaagaacaacaaGATCACCAAGTAAACCCTCCCTCTAAGACTACCATACAGAAAAAACCCTCATTTCTTGGAAGAAACACTAAGCCGGCAGCTGAGAATCGTGTGTACAGCAGATTTGAACCTTTCTGCTCACTTGAAAAGAAAAGCTCTTTGTTGCCTGGTTCCAAACGTGCACAGTCCAAAAGCCTTCCGAGAGGTGAAACAGCCTTCGAAGCCAGCCACAATCAGGCAACACGTGGACACCAGGAGAACAAGCTGGAGAAATTCTTCCACAGAGTGGGACATTTGTTAAATAAGAACAAGTAG